The DNA segment CGCGGCGGACCTGTTCGACGTCACCCCCGACCTGATGACCTTCGCCAAGGGCGTGAACTCCGGGTACGTGCCGCTCGGCGGCGTGGCCATCTCCGGGGCCATCGCACAAACCTTCGCGAAGCGGCCGTACCCCGGCGGTCTGACCTACTCCGGGCACCCGCTGGCCTGCGCGGCCGCCGTCGCGACGATCAACGTCATGGCCGAGGAGGGCGTCGTCGAGAACGCCGCCCGGCTGGGCTCCGAGGTGGTCGGACCCGCGCTGCGGGAGCTCGCCGAACGTCATCCTTCCGTCGGCGAGGTCCGCGGCGTCGGCATGTTCTGGGCGCTCGAACTGGTCAGGAACCGCGAGACCCGCGAGCCCCTGGTGCCCTACAACGCGGCGGGGGAGGCCAACGCCCCCATGGCAGCGTTCGGCTCCGCCGCGAAGGCCGGGGGCATCTGGCCGTTCGTGAACATGAACCGCACCCACGTCGTGCCCCCGTGCAACGTGACCGAGGCGGAACTGAAGGAGGGGCTGTCAGCGCTGGACGCTGCGCTGGCTGTGGCGGACGGGTACGTGGAGTAGGCGTCCGGGGGGGGTTGCCCACCCGCCCAGGCATTTCAGCCCGTCTGGGGGTGCCCCCTCTGGGGGAGTTTGAGGACGAGGCCGTTCAGGCCGACAGCGGGGGTCTGGGGGCGGCAGCCCCCAGGGACGATGGGGGTCCCCCCGCTCGAGCGAAGCCGAGAGTGGGGGGAGGACAGGGGCGGCGGGGGCGAAAAAGTCGGCGCCGTCACGGGAATCTCGCCCGGAAGCCGAACGCGTAAGGTGGCGTGCTCGTAGACATACATGCGCACGCCACCTCATCGCGACGACGGGAGACGCCCTCACCATGCCCGGCACCGGCACCGGCGGCAACGGCTCCGTGACCCGCAGCACCCTGCGGCAGCAGCTCGCGGACGCCCTGCGCGACGAGGTACTGTCCGGGCGGCTGCAGGCGGGCCGGGAGTTCACGGTCAAGGAGATCGCCGACCAGTACGGCGTCTCCGCGACCCCGGTCCGCGAGGCACTCGTCGACCTCTCGGCGCAGGGCCTCCTGGAGGCCGACCAGCACCGCGGCTTCCGCGTGCACGAGTACTCCGTCGAGGACTACCGCGGCATCATCGAGGCCCGCGGCCTGGTCACCAACGGCATGTTCCACGTCCTGGCCACCGACCGGCCGGGCCACCGTGACCCGGACGACCCGCGCGTCCTCGCCGCCGCCGTCGGGGTACGCCGCCGCGCCGAGGAGGCCCAGCGCGCCGCCACCGCCGGCGACCTCACCGTGCTCATCGGCTACGACCTGCGCTTCTGGCGCGAACTCGGCGCCCTCTTCGGCAACCCGTACCTCTCCGACTTCCTGCACCGGCTGCGCGTGCAGTCCTGGGTCTGCGCGGTGCAGCATCTGCGCCGCCTCGACGATCTGCGCGGCCACCTGTGGTCCCGGCACACCGAACTGGTCGACGCCCTGATGCACCGCGACCTGCCCACGGCCCAGTCGATCATCGCCGACCACGACGCGAACGCCCTCGCCCTGATAGAGCGACTGGCGGCCGGATGACCCACGAGCGGGAGCTGTCGAAGGCTCCCGACATGCCGGAGACCCCCGACCTGCAGGACCTGCAGCACCCCCAACTCCTGGGCCGGGCACTCGGGCCGGGTCCCGCCGGTCAACGCGTCCTGGCGGGAGCAGGCCCGGATGGATCTGGCGTACTGGCGGGCGAGCGTACTGGTGCTGGCCCGCAGCCGAACGACGGTGCGCTGCGTGAGACCGTGGAGAAGCTGGTGGGCGGTCCGGGAGGTGGGTGGACGGAGTGTGGGTATGGGACCTGCACGAGCGGGGACTTGCATGACAAGCCCCCGGAGGAGCCGACGAAGAGCCCCTGAAGAGCCCCACGAAGACCGGCATGAGGGGGTCCGCCCCGGACCCTCACCGATTACCCTTCCCTGACCACCGTGCTACCCACTGTGCTACGCCTTTGCCACGCCGTGTGACCGCTGTGTGAGGAGCCCTCTTTTGGCCTGTGACCTGTGGCTGGTACCGCTTGTCGACGTGTTGTGCCACACCCCCGACAACCCGTTCGCCGAAGAACTCGCGCAATACAACAAGGTGCTGGCCGAGGCGGGGCTGCCGCCGGTGCCGGTGTACCAGTACATGCCGGGCCTGTCCGGCGACGTCGCCCCGGTCGCCGGCTTCGACTACGACGCCCTGCACTTCCTGCGCCGCGCGTATCTGCTCCAGGTCTGCGGCCTTCCGGTGACCCCGGTCGACGACCTGGGCGGCGACTACGAACAGCTCCTGGAGATGTTCGAGACGACGGCCCAGCAGTCGCACCTGGTCTGGCACTACGACCACGCGGGCGCCTACGTCCCCGTCGACTTCCCGAACCCGCTCGCCAACGACGAGCTCCTGGCGGGCGGCGGCCCCCTGGGTTCCGCCCAGGCGCTCCTGCGCGAGCTGGAGTTCGTGGCCCAGGTCATCGGCATCGACCCGGCCAACCCCCCGGCGCCGCCCCAACCCCCGCTCTCCCCCACGTCCTTGGAGGAGCCGGCGGTCCCCGCCCCCTACGACCCGAGCCCCTTCGCCCGTGAACGGCACGTGTGGCTGGGACTGCACGCGGCGGCGACGCGGAGTCTGGCGCAGGGGTCGATGATCGTCTTCAGCTGAGCTTGAGCTGGGCGAGCCCCTTCCGGACGTCCTCGGCGTTCATCACCGGCGTGTACTCCACCTTGGCCCCCAGCTCGAAGAACAGCGGTTCGGCGATGGCCGGCATCTGGGAGGGCTCCTTCAGATCGAAGAAGAGGAACATCGTGCGCAGCCCGTGCTCGGTGGTGAAGTAGGCGGCCTCCGGCTTGACCTTCTCCATGAGCTCCTGGATCACCTGGGGCATCTTGCCGGCGCGGATCGCGTCGTTCCCCTTCTCCGTGTCCATATTCGCCTTGAGCAGTACGCGCATGACACACCTTCTTCCCGTCGCCGCTGAGCGTTCCAGCCTCACATTATGGGCAGTATGTACGGTTCGCCCTTTCACTGCTCCATCAGGTGACGCCCGGCCTCGAACGGGACGCGCATGACGAGGCGGGCGGCTCGGTGTCGTGCGTTGCCCGCGCGGCTGCTCAACTCCCTGGTTCTCGCGGGAAGTTACTGCATACGCTGGCACTCGGAACACCCAGCGGTTCGCAAGGGACGGGGGATGCCATGGGCGACGAGGTCCGGCCCACGCAAGTGCGCAACGAGATCTGTGACGGGTACTACGGCAATGTCGTCCAGGCGGGCGCCATCGGTGGCGGCGTGCACTTCCACCAGGGCCCCCGCGACGAAACGAGCGACCTGCAGAACCCGGTCATCGTCCGGGTTCGGCGGGAGCCCGGTTCGACCATGGCCGACCTGGTGGTGGACGCCGACCCGCCGAGGCCCATGGCGCCCAGCGGCACGCTCTACATCGTCACTCTCCAGGCCCGGCCCACGACCCGGGCCGGGATTCTGCGGGCGGCCCGGGGCGTCGTGGTGTCCCGTCGGCCTCCCCGGCCGGCCTGTCTCCAGCCCCGGATAGGCCGGGCGATCGTGCCCCGGTACTTCAGGACCGAGCTGGACGCCGACCCGCCGCGACTCGAAGCGCAGGGGGCGGACTTCCCGTTCTCCATCAGCGCCACCGACGTGGAGGAGTTCCACTTCGAGGCCGTCGTGCGCAGCGACGAGGTGTGCTGGCGGATCGAACTCGACTGGGAGTGCGCGGAACACGAGGGAACCGTCGTCATCGACAACAACGGTGAGCCGTTCGAGGCATATCCCGTGGCCGCGCTCTACCTCGAGGGCCACGCTCCGTCCGCGCTCAACTCGGGCTGCGGCTGGATCGGCCACGAGCCCGAGTGCCCGGCGCTTCGCTTCGAATCCGAGCCGGCCCACGCGAGCCGGCCGACTCAGCGGTCCACCGCTTTCGATGACCTCTACCTGGCGGTACTGGACCTGGACGCCGGCATGCGGGTGGCGGATCCCGACGACCCGGCCTCCTGGGACGGCTACCGCACGCTCGCAACCCGGGTGCGGACCCTTCTCGGCCGGCCGGACTTCACCGGCCACGATTCCGCCCGGTTCCGTGACCTCCTCGTACGTGTGGTGCGCTATTTCTACCTGTCGGGCCAGCATCAGGTCGGTGTGACCGTCGCGCGCCCGGCCCACCGCCAGTGGGCCGCCGACCTGGGGGAGGATCACCGGGACACCCTGGCCATGGCCAACAGGCTCGCCGGCTGCGTCTTCGGCTCCGGGAAGCACGAGGAGGCCCGCGTCCTGTGGGAGGACGCTCTCCCCCGGCTCGCCAGGACGCTGGGCGAATCGCACCCCGACACCCGAAACGTCGCCGGCAACCTGGCCGCGAGCCTCAATGCGCTCGGCGAGTACGAACAGGCTCGGGACCTGATAAAGGTCTCGCTGCGGATGAACAGGCAGGCGCTCGGCGACGACGACCCCGTCACTCTGCGCGCGGCCGGCCAGCTCGCGATCAGTCTGTACCGGGCCCGGGAATTCGAGGAGGCCCGGGTGCTTCAGGAGGACACGCTCGGGCGCTATCGGCGCACCTTGGGCAAGGACCATCCCGAAACCCTGCAAGAGGCCGCCAACCTCGCCTTCACCCTCGACGAACTGGGAGAGCACGAGGCAGCGAAGGCCCTGGACGAGGACATCTGGCAGCGTCGGCGGCGGGTGCTCGGCGAGAACCACCCGAAGACCCTGGCGTCAAAAGCGCGTTACCGTCGCGAAAGGCCCGCCGATCAGGAACGGTGACCCGGCCTCGCGCCGCGGGCGCCGGTTCCCCGCCTGAACGGGTCACCCGTTCCCGAAATGGACCGACCCGTGGATGTCCCGCGTCTGAACGAGATTGCCGTGCACCGTGCCGTCGGACCTGTTGTTCACATCACCCGAGCCGGTCGATGTGGGCTTGAGTGTTTCGGCCTGACCGCGCCACACGTCGAGCGCGGCGGCGAAGTCGGGATCCTGACGGGCGCGCAGGGCCAGCACTTCGGCCAGTTCATGGGCACGCTGCTGGCTGTTCGTGGCCTGCGCGAGGGCCGTCAGCTCCGCCTCACCGCCCGGCTCTGCGTCCGACGACCGGCGGGCGACCAGCTCTCGTAGCCTTGTCCAGATCTGCTGCCCCGCCGCACTCGCGGCGCCCCCCGCAACGGCCATGAGCAGCTCAGGCGTGACCGGGTCCACGGGCACCCTCCGATGTCGTCCCTCAGTGGCGTTCGGTGTGGCTCGAGCGTAGAGCACCACGGACGCCTCTGCCCTCGAACTCCCGTATCCCAAAGGCTGGTTGGGATGTCACATCCCACCGCGTCCGCGGCCTCGTGCGCCCCCCGGCCGTGTATCTTGCCGACAACCCGACAAGAGCCGTCGCGCGAGGGGCACATGGCGCACGAGGGACCCGACCGGACCCGGACACCGGTTCCGCCGGGAAGCACGACGAACATCAACTTGGGCGACGCAGTCAACCTGGTGCAGGCCGGTTCCATCAAGGGCAACGTCGTCTTCGCCGGAGGCAGCGGCACACCGTGGCCGGCCTTCGCCTGGCTGACCGCCTCGGTGGTGCTGTCGGCCGCGGTGGGGGTCCTCGCCTGGCTGGCACTGGGCCGTGTCTCGTCAGCGGAACCGGCGGGCCCGACCACCTGGGCGCTGACCTGCGTCGGGCTCGGCTGCCTGGGTGGTACAGCCTGGGGACTGCGCAGGTGTACGGCGGCGTGGCGGGCGTACCGCAGTCTCGGCATGCGCCACCGGCTGCTCGTCGCCGCGGACCATCTGGCACACGCGACCGCGGCAGCCTGGGAGCGGGAAGAGGAGGCGCTTCGCCTGTACGACCCGAAGGCCCTGCCGGTGCGTTGGCGGACCGCCACCGGGCACCATGACCAGTGGGCGACCATCCGTGGCAGCGACGCGGAGGTGCCACCGCTCGATCTTGACGGGCACTTCGCGGACATCCTGACGGTCTTCTGCAAGGTCCCCTCGGGCCGCCTGGTGGTTCTGGGCGGGCCGGGGTCGGGGAAGTCCGTCCTCGCCGTGCGCTTCCTGCTCGACCACCTCACGGACCGCCGCGAACGCCACCCGACCGGCCCGGTCGCCGTACTGCTGTCCCTGTCTTCCTGGGACCCGTCAGGGCCGAACTTCAGCGAATGGGCAGCGAGCCGGATCGCCCGCGACTACCCCGAGCTCACCGACATGGGCGGTACCGGTTCATCGGCGGCGGCCGAACTGCTGGAGAACGGAAGGCTGCTGCTGGTCCTGGACGGATTCGACGAAGTGGCCCCGCAGGCCCGCCCGCAGGTCCTGGAAGCGCTGAACGCCATGCGGGGCCGCAGTCGCGGGAAGGTGCTGCTGACCAGCCGTCGTGCCGAGTACGAGGCAGCCGTCGAGGAAGCAGGCGCCCTGCGCGCCGCCGCGGTGATCGAGCTGGAACGGCTCGGTACCGAGGACCTGCGGCACTTCCTGCCGCTGACCGTCGGCGCACA comes from the Streptomyces sp. NBC_00443 genome and includes:
- a CDS encoding tetratricopeptide repeat protein; the protein is MGDEVRPTQVRNEICDGYYGNVVQAGAIGGGVHFHQGPRDETSDLQNPVIVRVRREPGSTMADLVVDADPPRPMAPSGTLYIVTLQARPTTRAGILRAARGVVVSRRPPRPACLQPRIGRAIVPRYFRTELDADPPRLEAQGADFPFSISATDVEEFHFEAVVRSDEVCWRIELDWECAEHEGTVVIDNNGEPFEAYPVAALYLEGHAPSALNSGCGWIGHEPECPALRFESEPAHASRPTQRSTAFDDLYLAVLDLDAGMRVADPDDPASWDGYRTLATRVRTLLGRPDFTGHDSARFRDLLVRVVRYFYLSGQHQVGVTVARPAHRQWAADLGEDHRDTLAMANRLAGCVFGSGKHEEARVLWEDALPRLARTLGESHPDTRNVAGNLAASLNALGEYEQARDLIKVSLRMNRQALGDDDPVTLRAAGQLAISLYRAREFEEARVLQEDTLGRYRRTLGKDHPETLQEAANLAFTLDELGEHEAAKALDEDIWQRRRRVLGENHPKTLASKARYRRERPADQER
- a CDS encoding GntR family transcriptional regulator gives rise to the protein MPGTGTGGNGSVTRSTLRQQLADALRDEVLSGRLQAGREFTVKEIADQYGVSATPVREALVDLSAQGLLEADQHRGFRVHEYSVEDYRGIIEARGLVTNGMFHVLATDRPGHRDPDDPRVLAAAVGVRRRAEEAQRAATAGDLTVLIGYDLRFWRELGALFGNPYLSDFLHRLRVQSWVCAVQHLRRLDDLRGHLWSRHTELVDALMHRDLPTAQSIIADHDANALALIERLAAG